One segment of Anatilimnocola aggregata DNA contains the following:
- a CDS encoding DUF1552 domain-containing protein gives MNTQPALASRRSFLRGAGVALGLPWLESLGGIAHAAAAGKEPRRLLLICLPLGIYRDSLIPKQSGAGYELPEYLAPLADLRDRFTIVSGLEHPGVSGGHAAQPRIFTGVPSVERNRRSLDQHVATALGQHTRFDSLALSAGANDFGWTDGGSMVPAEKNVGDAFARLFAEDGAANKTKVLREIGRGKSILDHVLDEARELQSRLSKRDQEKLAEYFESVRATEKRLVKSEEWMHQPKPSVNSKPPAPFAPDEIITNLRGVCDLTHLAFKTDSTRVITFGYFRQDTVAVPGVNVGYHNLSHHGQDEGNIAQLKRVERAFFDELKTLLTNLKNTKEGDASLLDRTTILVTSNLGSGNSHSNKDLPVLLAGGRFKHGQHLSFAPGAVPLSNLYVSVLNQLGFDDQSFGTSTGALKGLTVA, from the coding sequence ATGAATACTCAACCGGCCCTCGCCTCCCGCCGCAGCTTCCTTCGCGGAGCTGGCGTCGCTCTCGGTTTGCCGTGGCTCGAATCGCTCGGCGGTATCGCCCATGCCGCGGCGGCTGGAAAAGAGCCACGCCGCCTGTTGCTGATCTGTCTGCCACTTGGCATCTACCGGGATTCGCTCATTCCGAAGCAATCCGGAGCTGGGTATGAACTGCCGGAGTATCTCGCCCCGTTGGCCGATCTCCGTGATCGATTCACCATCGTCTCCGGTCTCGAACATCCGGGCGTCAGCGGTGGTCATGCCGCCCAGCCGCGCATCTTCACCGGCGTGCCTTCGGTCGAGCGGAACCGTCGCTCGCTCGATCAGCATGTCGCCACCGCGCTCGGCCAGCACACTCGCTTTGACTCTCTCGCATTGAGTGCCGGGGCCAATGACTTTGGCTGGACCGACGGCGGTAGTATGGTTCCGGCTGAGAAAAATGTCGGCGATGCTTTCGCCAGGCTGTTTGCCGAGGACGGCGCAGCCAACAAAACCAAAGTTCTCCGCGAGATCGGTCGCGGTAAGAGCATTCTCGACCACGTGCTGGATGAAGCGCGCGAACTGCAGTCACGGCTCTCCAAACGCGACCAGGAAAAACTCGCTGAGTATTTCGAGTCCGTTCGCGCCACCGAGAAACGCCTCGTCAAGTCCGAGGAATGGATGCATCAGCCTAAGCCCAGCGTGAACTCCAAACCGCCGGCGCCCTTCGCCCCGGACGAGATCATCACCAACCTGCGCGGCGTCTGCGACCTGACCCATCTCGCCTTCAAGACTGACAGCACCCGCGTCATCACCTTTGGTTACTTCCGTCAGGACACTGTTGCTGTGCCCGGAGTAAACGTCGGCTATCACAACCTTTCTCATCATGGCCAGGACGAAGGGAACATCGCCCAACTGAAACGAGTCGAACGGGCCTTCTTCGACGAGTTGAAGACACTGCTCACGAACCTGAAGAACACGAAGGAAGGCGATGCGAGTTTGCTGGACCGCACCACCATCCTCGTCACTTCCAATCTCGGTAGCGGCAACAGCCACAGCAATAAGGACTTGCCCGTGCTGCTCGCTGGAGGCCGCTTCAAACACGGACAGCATCTATCCTTCGCGCCCGGCGCGGTGCCATTGAGCAATCTGTACGTCAGCGTGCTGAACCAGCTTGGCTTTGATGACCAATCGTTCGGCACCTCGACCGGCGCACTGAAGGGGCTGACGGTCGCGTGA
- a CDS encoding beta propeller repeat protein: MKSHTLTLALILVAATAFAAEDSPEGAKIRDSIPLGGDFQPSPRVGAFVVAGHGARIIVSKDDGQTWKQAFFAAPGADHGPWATSSVAYTSGVFAVPVAWGGPTIYLASDDVVNWRHLTSGATKLPEGKGDPRLMTGFTWGLAGGNGVFVSSGYMTFSATADLGKSFTSFALWGKFKDDPRGKLNTHHIGTVYCGDASGRFLALGDNRGDTGPKFGHLFASDDQGKTWKWLAPKGLDASIGRGKMKSNGKLLVMTDPMAANTWTSADAGETWDGPHATGTQRATLSVVNGEFWLCGKKSRASADGKTWRDLPAAVPEGQVIASDKGTLISIHPQRFNILRSTDAGQTWQEVHSFVPADIKGGAQGLRDGAFGLVAP, from the coding sequence ATGAAATCACATACGCTCACGCTCGCCCTGATCCTCGTTGCTGCTACCGCCTTCGCCGCGGAAGACTCTCCCGAAGGGGCAAAGATTCGTGACTCCATTCCACTCGGCGGTGACTTCCAGCCGAGCCCGAGAGTGGGTGCGTTTGTCGTGGCGGGGCACGGAGCACGCATCATTGTGTCGAAGGATGATGGCCAGACGTGGAAGCAGGCCTTCTTCGCGGCACCGGGCGCCGACCACGGCCCGTGGGCCACGAGTTCCGTCGCCTACACCAGCGGCGTCTTCGCCGTGCCGGTGGCCTGGGGCGGGCCGACGATCTATCTGGCTTCCGATGATGTTGTGAACTGGCGGCACCTCACCAGCGGGGCAACGAAGCTGCCAGAAGGCAAAGGCGACCCGCGTTTGATGACCGGCTTCACCTGGGGGCTCGCCGGCGGCAACGGCGTCTTCGTTTCCAGCGGCTACATGACCTTCAGCGCCACGGCGGACCTGGGCAAGTCATTCACCTCCTTCGCCCTATGGGGCAAGTTCAAAGACGATCCTCGCGGCAAGTTGAACACGCATCACATCGGCACGGTGTATTGCGGCGACGCCAGCGGGCGTTTTCTCGCGCTCGGCGACAATCGCGGCGACACCGGACCCAAGTTCGGTCATCTCTTCGCCAGTGACGATCAAGGCAAGACCTGGAAATGGCTCGCGCCGAAAGGTCTCGACGCTTCGATCGGTCGCGGCAAGATGAAGTCCAACGGCAAGCTGCTCGTTATGACCGACCCGATGGCTGCGAACACGTGGACAAGCGCCGATGCCGGCGAGACGTGGGACGGCCCTCACGCCACGGGCACGCAGCGAGCCACGCTCAGCGTCGTGAACGGCGAGTTTTGGCTCTGTGGCAAGAAGTCTCGCGCCAGTGCCGATGGCAAGACCTGGCGCGATCTCCCCGCCGCCGTTCCCGAAGGCCAAGTGATTGCCAGCGATAAGGGAACGCTCATCAGCATCCACCCGCAGCGATTCAACATCCTGCGCAGCACCGACGCCGGCCAGACTTGGCAAGAGGTTCACTCCTTTGTGCCCGCCGACATCAAGGGCGGCGCACAAGGCCTGCGTGATGGCGCATTCGGCCTTGTAGCGCCATGA
- a CDS encoding sugar phosphate isomerase/epimerase family protein encodes MKVDRLEAYPTLTRRSALGAIAAATMASVGFATEKPQRTGLGLVAYNCGIRRKWMQQRDSKLDLFDPLTFLKHCHSVGAGGMQTSLGVLDAASVKALRDSADEHKLFIDGIVNPPKDEVDLARFEAEIRTASEVGVQAVRTVVMPGRRYEQFKSLAEVRESEATALRMLELAAPIVTKHRVRLAIENHKDQRIDERLALYKHLSCEFIGATVDTGNSFALLDDPYGAIAALAPYAFTVHFKDQALREYEHGFLLADIPLGQGSFDMKRIAGILKRAKPDIRMMLELITRDPLKVPCLTEKFWSTMPQVSGNDLARTLRFVREHPAKSVQEVGSLSLERQVDLEDANIAASLKYASEELSL; translated from the coding sequence ATGAAAGTTGACAGGCTGGAAGCCTATCCCACGTTGACGAGACGCTCGGCATTGGGAGCGATCGCTGCGGCAACGATGGCCTCAGTAGGTTTTGCTACAGAGAAGCCGCAACGCACGGGGTTGGGATTAGTGGCCTATAACTGCGGGATCCGTCGCAAGTGGATGCAGCAGCGAGATTCGAAGCTCGACCTGTTCGATCCACTGACGTTTCTCAAGCACTGTCACAGCGTCGGAGCGGGTGGAATGCAGACCTCGCTGGGCGTGCTCGACGCGGCGAGTGTGAAGGCACTCAGAGATTCTGCCGATGAGCACAAGCTTTTCATCGACGGCATCGTTAATCCACCCAAAGATGAAGTCGACCTTGCCCGGTTTGAGGCCGAGATTCGCACCGCTTCGGAAGTTGGAGTGCAGGCCGTTCGCACGGTCGTGATGCCGGGGCGGCGGTACGAGCAATTCAAATCTCTGGCCGAAGTTCGCGAATCCGAAGCGACGGCGTTGAGGATGCTCGAACTCGCCGCGCCCATCGTGACGAAGCACCGCGTGAGACTGGCGATCGAGAACCACAAAGATCAGCGAATTGACGAGCGACTGGCGCTCTACAAGCATCTCAGTTGCGAGTTCATCGGCGCGACGGTTGATACCGGCAACAGCTTCGCGTTGCTCGATGATCCATATGGAGCGATCGCGGCATTGGCTCCGTACGCCTTCACGGTCCACTTCAAGGATCAAGCCCTGCGCGAGTACGAACACGGCTTCTTGCTTGCCGACATTCCGTTGGGACAAGGCAGCTTCGACATGAAGCGAATCGCCGGAATCCTCAAACGAGCGAAGCCTGACATACGCATGATGCTGGAACTCATCACCCGCGACCCGCTCAAAGTGCCGTGTCTCACCGAAAAGTTCTGGTCAACGATGCCGCAGGTCTCCGGCAACGACCTCGCGCGAACGCTCCGTTTCGTGCGCGAACATCCGGCAAAGTCGGTGCAAGAAGTCGGCTCGCTTTCACTGGAGAGGCAGGTCGATCTCGAAGACGCGAACATCGCCGCCAGTCTAAAATACGCGAGTGAGGAGTTGTCACTATGA
- a CDS encoding arylsulfatase has product MNRLQLSRLTLLCGIGLLLACTSAVADERPNILLVMVDDMGYSDLGCYGGEVRTPTLDALANDGARFARFFNCAQCCPTRASLMTGLYPHQAGVGDMNEEGANNEFWKRVGSPAYLGLKSRGIVTLPEVLRAAGYQTFMAGKWHLGKAPECWPNSRGFERSFALIGGACEQFTGYRSWQQKGPISLFVENGQKVEKLPSDFYSTDTFTDYALRFIDAAEPGKPWFGYLAFTAPHWPIQAHEADVAKYAETYADGPAATRLRRFERLKQLGLMPEIARLPQLDDTVTPEAQQAKKETRDRWMRTYAAMIDRVDQNLARIVKRLRERGQFDNTLILFLSDNGSDTVRGPLWGQVSNTPFRRFKVSVNDGGIASPLIAHWPNGISREQRGRIIRDIGHVIDIHATCLDAARTQQPQSFRDHNVLPPEGLSLLPALSGNGSLPSDRVLCWERMGNEAVRQGGWKLVRAYGAGTEEGNITSTGPRTGQWELYDTSNDPGETTNLAAQQPERVQSMTRLFESWATRVGVVPREEIVKLMQAK; this is encoded by the coding sequence ATGAACCGTCTTCAACTCTCACGTCTCACCTTGCTGTGCGGAATTGGGCTGCTGCTTGCTTGCACCAGTGCGGTAGCCGACGAGCGGCCCAACATCCTGCTCGTGATGGTCGACGACATGGGCTACTCGGACCTTGGCTGTTATGGCGGCGAGGTCCGTACGCCAACACTCGATGCGCTGGCGAATGATGGCGCGCGGTTCGCACGATTCTTCAATTGTGCGCAGTGTTGTCCGACGCGAGCGTCCCTGATGACCGGGCTTTATCCGCATCAGGCCGGCGTCGGCGACATGAACGAAGAAGGGGCGAACAACGAGTTCTGGAAACGAGTCGGCTCGCCCGCATATCTGGGATTGAAGTCGCGCGGCATTGTCACCTTGCCCGAAGTGCTGCGTGCGGCTGGCTATCAGACCTTCATGGCGGGCAAGTGGCATCTTGGGAAGGCTCCCGAGTGCTGGCCTAACTCACGAGGTTTCGAACGTAGCTTCGCGCTGATCGGCGGCGCCTGCGAGCAGTTCACGGGGTATCGGTCATGGCAGCAGAAAGGGCCAATCTCGCTCTTCGTCGAGAACGGGCAGAAGGTCGAAAAGCTGCCGAGCGACTTTTACTCGACCGACACGTTCACCGATTACGCGCTGCGATTCATCGACGCCGCTGAGCCGGGGAAGCCGTGGTTCGGATACCTGGCATTCACCGCTCCACACTGGCCGATCCAGGCGCATGAAGCCGATGTCGCCAAATACGCCGAGACTTATGCGGATGGCCCTGCTGCTACTCGGCTGCGACGTTTTGAACGGCTCAAGCAGCTCGGTCTCATGCCTGAAATCGCGCGGCTGCCGCAGTTGGATGACACGGTCACGCCCGAAGCTCAACAAGCGAAGAAGGAAACTCGCGACCGTTGGATGCGGACCTATGCGGCGATGATTGATCGAGTGGATCAGAACCTCGCGCGGATCGTGAAGAGGTTGCGCGAACGCGGGCAATTCGACAACACGCTGATCCTGTTCCTCAGCGACAACGGCTCGGACACTGTACGCGGGCCGTTGTGGGGGCAGGTGAGCAACACGCCGTTTCGTCGATTCAAAGTGTCGGTCAACGACGGCGGGATCGCCTCGCCGCTCATCGCGCATTGGCCGAACGGAATCTCGCGCGAGCAACGCGGCCGGATCATCCGCGACATCGGGCACGTCATCGACATTCACGCGACATGCCTCGACGCCGCTCGCACGCAGCAACCGCAATCGTTCCGCGATCACAACGTACTACCGCCCGAAGGACTGAGCCTGCTGCCCGCGCTCAGCGGCAATGGCTCGCTGCCTTCAGACCGAGTGCTCTGCTGGGAACGCATGGGCAACGAGGCGGTGCGACAAGGCGGTTGGAAACTCGTGCGTGCTTACGGCGCGGGGACCGAAGAAGGCAACATCACATCGACCGGCCCGCGCACCGGACAGTGGGAACTCTACGACACGTCGAACGATCCCGGTGAGACAACGAACCTTGCTGCTCAGCAGCCAGAACGAGTGCAGTCGATGACTCGATTGTTCGAGTCATGGGCCACTCGCGTCGGCGTTGTCCCGCGCGAAGAGATCGTGAAACTGATGCAGGCGAAATGA
- a CDS encoding sigma-70 family RNA polymerase sigma factor translates to MSHHSPPNQSLHTLFLQHAATVRGFVFGLVADRAAADDVFQEVFLTVVQRSSDFRPDGNFLAWVRGIARNKVLEYYRRQRLRALPFDDELLDLLVEAVDEREPQSERRREALARCLERLAPRAREIVDLRYAEQPLSPPEIAERLAWTTNAVHVALARARAFLRECTQQVLLTTEAS, encoded by the coding sequence ATGTCACACCATTCTCCACCCAATCAGTCACTCCATACGCTGTTTCTGCAGCATGCGGCGACAGTACGAGGCTTTGTGTTTGGGCTGGTGGCCGATCGGGCGGCGGCGGATGACGTCTTTCAGGAAGTTTTTCTGACTGTTGTTCAGCGGAGCAGCGATTTCCGTCCTGATGGGAATTTCCTCGCCTGGGTTCGTGGCATCGCACGTAACAAAGTCTTGGAATATTACCGGCGGCAACGCCTCCGAGCGTTGCCGTTTGATGACGAGTTGTTGGACTTGCTCGTCGAGGCAGTGGATGAACGGGAACCGCAATCGGAACGACGGCGCGAAGCGCTGGCGCGGTGCCTGGAACGGCTGGCGCCGAGGGCCCGTGAGATCGTCGATTTGAGATATGCAGAACAGCCTTTGAGCCCACCCGAGATCGCCGAGCGACTCGCTTGGACGACCAATGCGGTTCATGTGGCCTTGGCGCGGGCCAGGGCCTTTTTGCGCGAGTGCACACAGCAAGTACTGTTGACGACTGAGGCATCATGA
- a CDS encoding DUF1592 domain-containing protein, which yields MNPTCTASFYCRGMSLLAFALLNVPSVAAADDAAVAPSVTAFFQTYCIDCHGPTKPKGDFRVDALKIAVNAADAENWQLVLDNLQLGEMPPKDAKQPKQAEVEKVTTWIQNELSRAAAELKGTGGEVVLRRLNRVEYHNTIADLFDVHGDFTAGFPEDLREHGFDNNGAALMLSSAQMQEYMKAADFILARAIAPTTRPETKSKTFTLHDGNRKAIDAAAKNLAMRLAKFDSLTPQEKVNTRKMEESVKANPDSYGYRFPVWENGTLRPPKPTDGPHLDAVMTVQQYFSGEPQLGLPAGRGWYRVKAVAYALKNDGKPARLKFTVEEGYSGKLPKAVSVFAFTDEQPREVEARYYMEPGDRVVFTIMDGAPHSQGRTMIDQPGPFIAIRSFSIEGPVYESWPPKGHRTLFGDIDPTQPTPEKAAAIAANLAPKLFRRPVDDASVAKYRALYEKFAKTMTHDEALRGMLTTMLVSPRFLYHEEPPNGPDAYAIASRMSYFLWRSTPDDELLKAAADGSLLDVTKRRTQAERMLADARSARFVNDFTGQWLRVREVGVMKANADLYPEYDAELEAAMRGETEHFISEMFRSDLPLANLIDSDWAMLNQRLAKHYGIEGVVGPDFRRVSLDKSKTVRGGLLTHASIHAVTSNGSTTSPVIRGTWMLEKFLGTPASPPPPDVPAIEPDIRGATTIKEQLAKHRDIASCNSCHRKIDPLGFALESFDVIGGWRNNYRALVEPRPGARAKLSDGPPVDSADEWAGVGRFNSFQEFRELVKKREDLVVQNLTHQLATFALGRAPGFPDRQPLKVIATQVREKKSGLKSLVLELVSSPVFTNP from the coding sequence ATGAATCCGACTTGTACCGCATCGTTCTATTGCCGAGGCATGAGCTTGCTCGCGTTCGCCCTGCTGAACGTGCCATCGGTCGCTGCTGCTGATGATGCCGCCGTGGCTCCGTCTGTCACTGCATTTTTTCAGACGTACTGCATCGACTGCCATGGCCCCACGAAGCCAAAGGGCGACTTTCGCGTGGATGCGTTGAAGATTGCCGTGAACGCCGCTGACGCGGAGAACTGGCAGCTTGTGCTCGATAACCTGCAACTCGGCGAGATGCCGCCGAAGGACGCCAAGCAGCCGAAGCAAGCCGAGGTGGAGAAAGTCACAACTTGGATTCAAAACGAGCTGTCGCGTGCCGCGGCGGAACTCAAGGGGACCGGCGGCGAGGTAGTGTTGCGGCGGCTCAACCGTGTGGAATATCACAACACGATCGCTGACCTCTTCGACGTGCATGGAGACTTCACGGCGGGCTTTCCCGAGGACCTGCGCGAGCACGGCTTCGACAACAACGGCGCGGCGCTCATGCTCTCGTCGGCGCAGATGCAGGAATACATGAAGGCCGCCGACTTCATCTTGGCTCGTGCCATCGCGCCTACCACTCGCCCCGAGACGAAGAGCAAGACCTTCACGCTACATGACGGTAATCGCAAAGCGATTGATGCTGCCGCGAAGAATCTCGCGATGCGACTGGCGAAGTTCGACAGCCTGACACCGCAGGAAAAGGTTAACACACGCAAAATGGAAGAGTCGGTGAAGGCGAATCCCGATTCGTACGGCTATCGCTTCCCGGTGTGGGAGAACGGCACGCTACGACCGCCCAAACCAACGGACGGACCGCATCTCGATGCCGTGATGACCGTGCAGCAGTATTTCAGCGGAGAGCCCCAACTCGGCCTTCCCGCCGGGCGCGGCTGGTATCGAGTGAAAGCGGTCGCCTATGCGCTAAAGAACGATGGTAAGCCCGCGCGGCTTAAGTTCACCGTCGAAGAGGGTTATTCAGGCAAGCTGCCGAAAGCGGTGAGCGTCTTCGCCTTCACCGACGAGCAACCGCGCGAGGTCGAGGCCCGCTATTACATGGAGCCGGGCGACCGCGTGGTGTTCACGATCATGGATGGCGCACCGCACAGTCAGGGCCGTACAATGATTGACCAGCCGGGGCCGTTCATCGCCATCCGTTCCTTCAGCATTGAGGGACCGGTGTATGAAAGCTGGCCGCCGAAGGGGCATCGCACTTTGTTTGGCGACATCGATCCGACGCAGCCCACGCCGGAGAAAGCCGCCGCCATCGCGGCGAATCTCGCGCCGAAGCTCTTTCGCCGACCCGTGGATGATGCCTCTGTGGCGAAGTACCGAGCGCTGTATGAGAAGTTCGCGAAGACAATGACGCACGACGAAGCGCTCCGTGGCATGCTGACCACGATGCTCGTCTCACCTCGATTTCTCTATCACGAAGAACCGCCAAACGGTCCCGACGCCTACGCCATTGCATCGAGGATGTCGTACTTCCTGTGGCGCTCCACGCCGGATGACGAATTGCTGAAGGCTGCGGCGGATGGCAGCTTGCTCGATGTCACGAAACGGCGCACGCAGGCCGAACGCATGTTGGCCGATGCTCGCTCTGCCCGCTTTGTGAATGACTTCACCGGCCAATGGCTGCGAGTGCGCGAAGTGGGCGTGATGAAGGCGAACGCCGACCTCTATCCCGAATACGATGCCGAACTCGAAGCCGCCATGCGCGGCGAGACAGAGCATTTCATATCGGAGATGTTTCGAAGCGATCTGCCGCTCGCCAATCTCATCGACTCCGATTGGGCCATGCTCAATCAGCGGCTCGCGAAACATTACGGCATCGAGGGCGTGGTCGGTCCTGATTTCCGTCGCGTGAGTTTGGACAAGTCAAAGACGGTGCGCGGCGGCTTGCTCACTCATGCGAGCATTCACGCGGTCACATCCAACGGCAGCACGACTTCACCGGTGATTCGCGGCACCTGGATGCTGGAAAAATTCCTCGGCACACCTGCGTCGCCACCACCACCGGATGTGCCCGCGATCGAACCGGACATTCGCGGTGCCACCACCATCAAAGAGCAACTGGCGAAACATCGCGACATCGCCAGTTGCAATTCGTGTCACCGCAAGATCGACCCGCTCGGCTTCGCGCTGGAGAGCTTCGACGTCATCGGTGGCTGGAGGAATAACTACCGCGCCCTCGTTGAGCCGAGGCCCGGTGCTCGCGCCAAACTCTCCGACGGTCCACCCGTCGATTCTGCGGATGAATGGGCGGGCGTAGGGCGTTTCAACAGCTTCCAGGAGTTCCGCGAGTTGGTAAAGAAGCGGGAAGACCTCGTTGTACAAAACCTGACGCACCAACTCGCCACGTTCGCCCTTGGCCGTGCGCCAGGGTTTCCCGACCGCCAACCGCTGAAAGTCATCGCGACTCAAGTTCGCGAGAAGAAGAGCGGCCTGAAGTCGCTCGTGCTTGAACTCGTCTCCAGCCCCGTTTTCACCAATCCATAA
- a CDS encoding Gfo/Idh/MocA family protein encodes MNLSRRKFLISASVTTLCSVTATAEPARSANNIVRVGVIGTGVRGKYLIGNLPTSAQVTAICDCSQSRMASTLEPQGAFSSVLQSFRDNAAAKCTTHQDYRRMFDREKLDAVIVATPDHHHTLAAMLALQAGLDVYLEKPLTVCVREGRLLVDAVKKSGRVLQVGSQQRTMEVNRFACEFIRNGGLGKITKVELPCYPGPISDCSFPAETTPAGLNWDMFCGPTPVRPHNRQVWMKEDFKVGDLLWRGWDLFRDYSGHLMTNWGAHSVDMVQLALGRDDSGPVEVRTVKPESVQALAKLWKDKTPYKPTGVSESSSQRSGAERQLTDERRYWPVVMSYADGVELHFIHGPDFIRFYGERGTLKMRRNYFETDPPALIKNGPHADVDAKWRGAGHVARPHLENWLAAIRTETSLNAPVEVGHRTATICHLANLARELNRPLRWNPETEQFVADAEANHLLDRPRRKGFELPM; translated from the coding sequence ATGAACCTGTCGCGCCGCAAGTTTCTGATTAGCGCAAGCGTCACTACACTCTGTTCCGTTACCGCAACCGCGGAGCCAGCAAGATCGGCGAACAACATCGTGCGCGTGGGAGTCATTGGCACGGGTGTGCGAGGAAAGTATTTGATCGGGAACCTGCCGACATCGGCTCAAGTCACGGCGATCTGCGATTGCTCGCAGTCTCGAATGGCCAGCACCCTGGAGCCGCAGGGAGCGTTTTCGTCGGTGCTGCAATCGTTTCGCGACAACGCCGCGGCCAAGTGCACGACGCATCAAGACTACCGCCGGATGTTCGACCGGGAGAAGCTTGACGCGGTCATCGTCGCGACCCCCGATCACCATCACACGCTGGCCGCAATGCTGGCGTTGCAAGCGGGCCTCGATGTTTATCTCGAAAAGCCGCTGACCGTCTGCGTGCGTGAAGGCCGGTTGCTGGTTGATGCAGTCAAAAAGTCGGGCAGAGTCCTGCAAGTAGGCAGCCAGCAACGAACGATGGAAGTGAATCGCTTCGCCTGCGAGTTCATCCGCAACGGTGGCTTGGGGAAAATCACGAAAGTCGAACTGCCTTGTTATCCCGGCCCCATCAGCGACTGTAGCTTTCCGGCAGAAACAACGCCCGCTGGTTTGAACTGGGATATGTTCTGCGGGCCGACACCGGTGCGGCCGCACAATCGCCAAGTTTGGATGAAGGAAGACTTCAAAGTCGGAGATTTGCTTTGGCGCGGCTGGGATCTCTTTCGAGACTACTCCGGCCACTTGATGACAAACTGGGGCGCGCACTCGGTCGATATGGTTCAGCTCGCCCTGGGACGCGACGACTCGGGACCGGTCGAGGTGCGAACCGTCAAGCCGGAGTCCGTCCAGGCGCTTGCGAAGCTGTGGAAAGACAAGACGCCGTACAAACCCACTGGAGTCTCTGAGTCGAGTTCGCAACGATCCGGCGCGGAGCGCCAACTTACGGACGAGCGGCGCTACTGGCCCGTCGTGATGAGTTATGCCGACGGCGTTGAACTGCACTTCATTCACGGCCCGGATTTCATCCGCTTCTATGGCGAACGTGGCACTTTGAAGATGCGCCGCAACTACTTCGAAACCGATCCGCCGGCGCTCATCAAGAACGGCCCGCACGCGGACGTCGACGCGAAATGGAGAGGGGCCGGGCACGTCGCTCGACCGCATCTGGAAAACTGGCTGGCCGCGATACGTACTGAAACTTCCCTCAATGCGCCTGTAGAGGTCGGCCATCGTACGGCCACGATTTGCCACCTGGCGAACCTTGCCCGTGAACTAAATCGCCCGCTGCGTTGGAATCCGGAAACGGAGCAGTTCGTCGCCGATGCAGAGGCCAACCATCTGCTCGACCGTCCGCGCCGCAAAGGCTTCGAATTGCCTATGTGA